One genomic region from Candidatus Endomicrobiellum trichonymphae encodes:
- the serS gene encoding serine--tRNA ligase: MLDIKVIRENVKEVKQAMLNRNLDISFDQLLNWDSERKTIIGKIEQLRLKRNKESEEIGRLKKESKEPPAELLAEINKVRDIIQEQEKQLLTIEKRIEDFLLRIPNIPDKSVPVGKDEKDNKIIRFVGKPEKFSFKPKYHWEIGEKLGIIDFAAASKISGPHFAVLKNEGSALERAIISFFLDKHKEKGYKEITTPYLVNRTSMTGTGQLPNLEEDSFKCAIDDLYLIPTAEVPVTNIYRDDVLEESALPQKYVSYSACFRRESGSYGKDTKGLIRNHQFDKVELVKFAKPETSSEELESLVLDAGNVLELLGLPYRVVLLSTGDIGFSSSKTYDLEVWFAGYGIYREISSCSNLKDFQARRMNIKVKYSQNKKRELLHTLNGSGVAVGRTFAAILENYQQEDGSVVIPNSLREYTGFDIIKP; encoded by the coding sequence ATGTTAGACATTAAAGTTATCAGAGAAAATGTAAAAGAAGTTAAGCAGGCAATGTTAAACAGAAATCTGGATATCAGTTTCGACCAGCTTTTAAACTGGGACAGCGAAAGAAAAACCATAATCGGCAAAATAGAACAGCTGCGCCTTAAAAGAAATAAAGAATCCGAAGAAATAGGCAGACTAAAAAAAGAAAGCAAAGAACCTCCGGCTGAACTTCTTGCTGAAATAAATAAAGTAAGAGATATAATTCAAGAACAGGAAAAACAGCTTTTGACAATTGAAAAGCGTATAGAAGATTTTCTTCTCCGCATTCCCAATATCCCGGACAAAAGTGTTCCCGTTGGGAAAGACGAAAAAGACAATAAAATTATAAGGTTTGTCGGAAAACCGGAAAAGTTTTCTTTCAAACCCAAATATCATTGGGAAATTGGAGAAAAATTAGGCATTATTGACTTTGCAGCTGCTTCAAAAATTTCAGGTCCGCATTTTGCGGTTCTAAAAAATGAAGGCTCCGCTCTGGAAAGAGCAATCATATCTTTTTTCCTCGACAAACACAAAGAAAAAGGATACAAAGAAATAACAACGCCTTACCTTGTAAATCGGACTTCAATGACAGGCACAGGACAGCTCCCAAATCTTGAAGAAGATTCATTTAAGTGCGCCATTGACGATTTATATCTGATACCAACAGCAGAAGTTCCCGTAACAAATATTTACAGAGATGACGTTTTAGAAGAATCTGCTCTGCCGCAAAAATATGTTTCTTATTCAGCATGCTTCAGGAGAGAATCCGGTTCTTATGGAAAAGATACAAAAGGTCTTATTAGAAACCATCAGTTTGATAAAGTGGAACTTGTAAAATTTGCCAAGCCTGAGACTTCAAGCGAAGAATTAGAATCTCTCGTTCTTGATGCTGGAAACGTATTGGAACTGCTCGGGCTTCCTTACAGGGTTGTGCTTTTATCCACTGGAGATATTGGTTTCTCTTCATCAAAAACTTATGATTTGGAAGTATGGTTTGCAGGATACGGAATATACAGAGAAATTTCATCGTGTTCAAATTTAAAAGATTTTCAGGCAAGAAGAATGAATATAAAAGTAAAATATTCCCAAAATAAAAAAAGAGAACTTTTACATACGTTAAACGGCTCAGGAGTCGCTGTTGGAAGAACTTTTGCCGCAATACTTGAAAATTATCAGCAGGAAGACGGATCCGTAGTGATTCCCAATTCATTACGCGAATACACTGGCTTTGACATAATAAAACCCTAA
- a CDS encoding DNA polymerase III subunit alpha, with amino-acid sequence MAAEFVHLHNHTEYSLLDGACKLIDDKGKPGELFNLIAKEYKMPALAITDHGNMYGAMEFYLAAKQSGIKPIIGCEIYVAPKSRFDKKNINRITEDNVNYHHLTLLAKDFEGYQNLMRIVSAGFTEGFYYKPRVDKEVLKKYRRGLIALSGCLAGEVASALVKGNKKKAQNAAIEYRDIFDKDNFYIEIMDNGLETQKKIIPSLIELSKSAAIPLVATNDCHFLKKEDAEVHDILLCIGTGKMLNETKRLHFDSDLFYYRSAEDMIKTFSSVPEAIKNTLEIAEKTNLEINTDKLLLPQFPIPKEYKSDSEYLETLCRRGLAARYDTIKPEHEERLKHELSVINKMGFASYFLIVSDFIKYAKDHRIPVGPGRGSGSGAMVAYTLGITDICPLKYGLLFERFLNPDRRSMPDLDIDFADYGRDEIIQYVRRKYGEEKCAQIITFGSMQSRLVIKDVARVMGFTPAESNNIAKLIPQNASIAEALQASTDLSKLVKADEKIAKLIAASQKLEGLKRHTGVHAAGMVIANKEITSYSPLAKGSKDIVTTQYDGGVLPQLGLLKIDFLGLKTLTIIDDCVKFIREKNPSFNLDNIPLDDKKTYELLGEAKTMGIFQLESIGMRDLIKKLKPSNIDDIIALIALYRPGPMGSGMLDNFVNRKHGRTKIVYDHPLQESILKDTYGVILYQEQVMKMSVALAGFTPGEADSLRKAMSKKIPEVIEKQREKFVRGTKEKGVNKKISEKIFNNIVAFGGYGFNKSHSAAYGIISYKTAYLKANYPLEYITALCNSEIGRPATKNNEESKLVAYLGDALGFDIKVLPPDVQYSDGKFKTEDKNIRFGMLAIKNVGKGVTDSIEQSRIENGQLKSFKDWVDFLQRIDLKSINKKALESLIKAGVFDSFGKDKFTIRGRLIQSIDSYADKAAKVKQYRESLQGFLFDNVKTITDDILSLQEVKPLEPLEALNFEKEVLGFYISGHPLTHRKKDIIAYSNYRLDKLPQLKENADRKTVRIAGMIVSVKKLTSTTRKEPYARFKIEDLHGNVNALLFPKNFEKFGGYLTLNNIVVIKGWLTNMQGQLEMITEDIMTIDEAKKKSPSKCDEIRIKFSAASFNVALEEELKKIFKIHTGKTKVYLILEDSLHGNFSIETEYLSDCSDNFINDVETIIGVKDSVELHYTN; translated from the coding sequence ATGGCTGCGGAATTTGTACATTTACACAATCATACTGAATATTCTCTCCTTGACGGCGCATGCAAACTTATAGATGATAAAGGAAAGCCCGGCGAATTATTCAATTTGATAGCTAAAGAATATAAAATGCCAGCCCTTGCCATTACCGACCATGGCAATATGTACGGCGCTATGGAATTTTACTTGGCTGCAAAACAAAGCGGCATAAAGCCTATCATAGGCTGTGAAATATATGTGGCTCCAAAATCGCGTTTTGATAAAAAAAATATCAATAGAATTACCGAAGATAACGTAAACTATCACCATTTAACGCTACTTGCCAAAGATTTTGAAGGGTATCAAAATCTCATGCGCATAGTAAGCGCAGGTTTTACGGAAGGCTTTTATTATAAACCGCGCGTAGACAAAGAAGTTTTAAAAAAGTACAGACGCGGACTGATTGCTCTTTCGGGCTGCCTTGCGGGCGAAGTTGCGTCTGCTTTAGTCAAAGGAAATAAAAAAAAAGCGCAAAACGCCGCAATAGAATACCGCGATATTTTCGACAAAGATAATTTTTATATAGAAATTATGGACAATGGTCTTGAAACCCAGAAGAAAATAATTCCAAGTCTCATTGAACTATCAAAAAGCGCCGCAATTCCACTTGTCGCAACAAACGACTGCCATTTTTTAAAAAAAGAAGATGCTGAAGTACACGATATTCTGCTTTGTATCGGAACAGGCAAAATGCTAAATGAGACTAAAAGACTTCATTTTGATTCCGATCTTTTTTACTACCGCAGCGCAGAAGATATGATAAAAACGTTTTCCTCTGTGCCTGAAGCGATAAAAAATACTTTGGAAATTGCAGAAAAAACCAATCTTGAGATAAATACAGACAAACTGCTTCTGCCGCAGTTTCCAATACCGAAAGAATATAAATCAGATTCAGAATATCTTGAAACGCTCTGCCGCAGAGGACTTGCTGCAAGATACGACACGATAAAGCCGGAACATGAGGAAAGATTAAAACACGAGCTTTCCGTAATCAATAAGATGGGATTTGCTTCTTATTTTTTAATAGTTTCAGACTTTATAAAATATGCAAAAGATCACCGCATTCCCGTAGGACCCGGAAGAGGGTCGGGATCCGGAGCTATGGTTGCATACACTTTAGGCATTACAGACATCTGCCCTTTAAAGTACGGTTTGCTTTTTGAAAGATTTTTAAACCCCGACAGACGATCAATGCCCGATTTAGATATAGACTTTGCAGATTACGGACGCGATGAGATTATACAATATGTGCGTCGGAAATACGGCGAAGAAAAATGCGCTCAGATTATAACATTCGGCTCAATGCAATCGAGACTTGTTATAAAAGACGTCGCGCGGGTCATGGGCTTTACCCCCGCAGAATCAAATAATATTGCAAAACTTATTCCCCAAAATGCAAGCATTGCTGAAGCTCTGCAGGCTTCTACAGACTTGTCAAAACTTGTTAAAGCGGACGAAAAAATTGCAAAACTTATAGCTGCCTCGCAAAAACTTGAAGGCTTAAAAAGACATACCGGAGTGCACGCCGCCGGTATGGTTATAGCAAACAAAGAAATTACAAGTTATTCGCCGCTTGCAAAGGGTTCAAAAGATATTGTTACAACTCAGTATGACGGTGGCGTGCTGCCACAGCTTGGACTTTTGAAAATTGACTTTTTAGGTTTAAAAACGCTTACTATTATTGACGACTGTGTGAAATTTATACGGGAAAAAAATCCAAGTTTCAATTTAGACAATATCCCTCTGGACGACAAAAAAACTTATGAACTCCTTGGCGAAGCTAAAACTATGGGCATATTTCAGCTTGAAAGCATAGGTATGAGGGATTTAATAAAAAAACTTAAACCCAGTAATATCGATGACATAATAGCTTTAATCGCTTTATATCGCCCGGGACCTATGGGTTCGGGGATGCTGGACAACTTCGTAAACCGTAAACACGGCAGAACAAAAATTGTTTATGATCATCCGTTACAAGAATCCATATTAAAAGATACATACGGCGTCATTCTATATCAGGAACAGGTAATGAAAATGTCCGTAGCGCTCGCAGGGTTTACTCCCGGAGAAGCAGACAGCTTACGTAAAGCTATGAGTAAAAAAATACCTGAAGTTATTGAAAAGCAAAGAGAAAAATTTGTAAGAGGCACTAAAGAAAAAGGCGTAAACAAAAAAATTTCGGAAAAAATATTCAATAATATAGTAGCGTTCGGCGGATACGGCTTTAATAAATCCCATTCTGCCGCTTACGGCATAATTTCTTACAAAACAGCCTACTTAAAAGCAAACTATCCTCTAGAATATATAACGGCTCTGTGTAATAGCGAAATAGGACGCCCTGCGACAAAAAACAACGAAGAAAGCAAACTTGTAGCCTATCTGGGCGATGCGTTAGGTTTCGACATTAAAGTGCTTCCGCCCGATGTGCAGTATTCTGACGGAAAATTTAAAACTGAAGATAAAAATATACGTTTCGGTATGCTTGCCATTAAAAATGTGGGCAAAGGAGTAACAGACTCCATAGAACAGTCAAGAATTGAAAACGGGCAACTTAAAAGTTTTAAAGATTGGGTTGATTTTTTACAGAGAATAGATTTAAAGTCAATTAACAAAAAAGCTTTGGAAAGTCTTATAAAGGCAGGAGTCTTCGACTCTTTCGGTAAAGATAAATTTACAATAAGAGGAAGACTGATTCAAAGCATAGATTCATATGCAGATAAAGCCGCAAAAGTAAAACAATACAGAGAATCATTACAAGGCTTTCTCTTTGACAACGTAAAAACTATTACAGACGACATACTTTCCCTACAAGAAGTAAAACCGCTCGAACCGCTTGAAGCACTGAATTTTGAAAAAGAAGTTTTAGGTTTTTATATTTCCGGACATCCTTTAACACATAGAAAGAAAGATATTATTGCTTATTCTAATTACAGACTCGATAAGCTTCCTCAGCTCAAGGAAAATGCTGATCGCAAAACAGTGCGTATTGCCGGTATGATAGTTTCGGTAAAAAAACTTACTTCAACAACTAGAAAAGAACCGTACGCAAGATTTAAGATAGAAGATTTACACGGCAACGTTAATGCATTACTTTTCCCTAAAAATTTTGAAAAATTCGGAGGGTACCTCACTCTTAACAACATTGTCGTAATAAAAGGCTGGCTTACGAATATGCAAGGACAGCTTGAAATGATAACGGAAGATATAATGACAATAGACGAAGCAAAAAAGAAATCTCCGTCAAAATGCGACGAAATACGCATAAAATTTTCAGCTGCAAGCTTTAATGTAGCTTTAGAAGAAGAGCTGAAGAAAATTTTTAAGATACATACAGGTAAAACGAAAGTTTATCTGATTCTGGAAGATTCACTGCACGGTAATTTTTCTATTGAAACTGAATATTTATCCGACTGTTCCGACAATTTTATAAACGATGTTGAAACAATAATCGGAGTTAAAGATTCAGTAGAACTCCATTATACAAACTAA
- a CDS encoding LemA family protein, with the protein MLTTAMTTFIVLIVLAGLYILLTYNRFVMLKNRVKEAWSDIEVQMKRRYDLIPNLVETVKGYASHEKNTLDAVIKARNAAMQNTGNIADKAQSENALSGTLKSLFALSESYPKLKANENFLELQRELTDTENKIQSSRRFYNSNVLAVNTKLELFPSNIIGGAFGFTKQDFFKLDDTEQDAKKNVKVSF; encoded by the coding sequence ATGTTGACAACAGCTATGACAACTTTCATTGTTTTAATCGTTCTTGCGGGATTATATATTCTTTTGACTTATAATAGATTTGTGATGCTTAAGAACAGGGTAAAAGAAGCGTGGAGTGATATTGAAGTGCAGATGAAACGCCGCTATGACTTAATACCTAACCTTGTGGAAACGGTTAAAGGTTATGCTTCGCACGAAAAGAATACGCTTGATGCTGTTATAAAAGCAAGAAATGCCGCTATGCAAAACACCGGAAACATTGCGGATAAAGCCCAATCTGAAAATGCGTTATCCGGAACGTTAAAATCTCTTTTTGCTCTATCTGAAAGTTATCCGAAATTAAAAGCGAACGAAAATTTTTTAGAACTTCAAAGAGAACTTACGGATACCGAAAACAAAATACAGTCGAGCCGGAGATTTTATAATTCAAACGTTCTTGCCGTCAATACGAAACTAGAGCTGTTTCCAAGTAATATTATAGGCGGCGCATTTGGTTTTACAAAACAGGATTTCTTTAAACTTGACGATACTGAACAAGACGCAAAAAAAAATGTTAAAGTTTCGTTTTAA